The following are encoded together in the Anopheles nili chromosome 3, idAnoNiliSN_F5_01, whole genome shotgun sequence genome:
- the LOC128726730 gene encoding fas-associated death domain protein, with protein MEQISVQDRAVYERLCKGYLNLKLLIQNACHSSECLERCKQAVQKDVHSRRKLSRVTDFEQLVLMLEQRNLLSLLKPELIECFQSVLGSQDVKADLIAYRNTLKTSYATVRRFHLEDLRHRDRRTLLEKEVEKIKLLEVEESIEAPTKPLNGIFLQHRDGIYSLIQREIGKKWKIFGRFLNLSATMLDEIEERNRTDLNARIYEVLRIAEQTFTDETLDQFIPLLKSALESSRRKDLKRKIEGMLEK; from the exons ATGGAACAAATATCCGTGCAGGATCGTGCTGTATACGAGCGGTTGTGCAAAGgctatttgaatttaaaactGCTGATTCAAAATGCTTGCCATAGCTCGGAGTGTTTGGAACGTTGCAAACAAGCAGTACAGAAAGACGTTCATTCCAGAAGGAAACTGAGTCGAGTCACCGATTTCGAACAGCTTGTGTTAATGCTGGAACAGAGAAATCTGCTTAGTCTTTTAAAACCAGAGCTAATAGAGTGTTTTCAGTCAGTGTTAGGTTCGCAAGATGTTAAAGCTGACCTTATTGCCTATCGGAATACTCTTAAAACTAGCTACGCAACCGTAAGGCGATTTCATCTTGAAG ATTTACGGCATCGAGATCGTCGAACTCTTCTAGAAAAAGAGGTTGAAAAGATAAAACTTCTCGAAGTTGAAGAATCAATAGAAGCACCTACGAAACCGTTAAACggcatttttcttcaacatcgTGATGGCATCTACTCCCTCATTCAGCGAGAGATTGgcaagaaatggaaaatatttggGAGATTCTTGAACCTATCAGCGACTATGTTGGACGAAATTGAAGAACGGAATCGCACTGATTTAAATGCACGTATTTACGAAGTTCTGAGGATCGCCGAGCAAACTTTTACGGATGAAACACTGGACCAGTTCATTCCTCTCCTAAAAAGTGCCTTAGAAAGTAGTAGAAGGAAAGATCTGAAACGTAAAATTGAAGGCATGTTAGAGAAATAA
- the LOC128724601 gene encoding uncharacterized protein LOC128724601: MERDMLEVEQCQKRASARLSDKQKISPIPVDSDDSDDDGRLQIAWEEEQNTTQSTHSEESQSTETSSTRSSIGKSIQDTILKDLQLYNRSPLNRWSSMITLQNHQLPIIFHKNMARNYPTVNRTPEQLETRRRNTEAARISRAKTKMAQRMMEKEAEELSVTNSAVKRVVAARLVYVNAINKLLNFPQIQLSSFKDIESENLEAFE, translated from the coding sequence ATGGAGCGTGATATGTTGGAAGTTGAACAATGTCAGAAGCGTGCATCGGCTCGTTTATCCGACAAGCAGAAGATCTCTCCGATTCCGGTGGACAGTGACGATAGCGACGACGATGGCCGACTACAGATTGCCTGggaagaagagcaaaataCAACTCAGTCCACGCACAGTGAGGAGTCCCAATCAACGGAGACGAGCAGCACCAGATCTTCAATCGGGAAATCTATTCAGGATACAATACTGAAAGATCTACAGCTGTACAACCGATCTCCGCTTAACAGATGGAGCTCCATGATCACGTTACAGAACCATCAACTACCGATAATATTTCACAAGAATATGGCACGGAATTATCCTACCGTCAACCGAACGCCGGAACAGTTGGAGACTCGTCGCCGCAACACCGAAGCTGCCCGTATCAGCAGAGCTAAgacgaaaatggcgcaaaggatgatggagaaggaagcggaagaatTAAGTGTAACGAATTCTGCAGTAAAGCGAGTGGTGGCAGCGCGATTGGTGTACGTCAACGCTATCAACAAACTGCTGAATTTTCCCCAGATTCAATTAAGTTCCTTCAAGGacatcgaaagcgaaaacttGGAGGCGTTCGAGTAA
- the LOC128726731 gene encoding eukaryotic translation initiation factor 4E1, with translation MAGKTSEEVEQQQQTENAEQNQNQELVEQSSAPESVDPECLIKHPLQHTWTLWYLEMDRNRSWLDSMNQVSSFSTVEDFWSLFNHIRGPSEIKVGGDYMLFKSHIRPMWEDDANKRGGRWIVTTNKNLSDRYWLDTVLCLIGEAFEHSDQVCGAIVNVRLKTDKISIWTSNHQNQVAVMDIGQTYKDRLGLRQQLAYHIHKDTMSSAPGGSTKAIYNV, from the exons ATGGCTGGAAAAACCAGTGAAGAAGTTGAG caacaacagcaaacggAAAATGCAGAGCAAAACCAGAATCAGGAGCTCGTCGAACAGTCAAGTGCGCCCGAATCGGTTGATCCAGAATGTTTAATCAAGCATCCACTGCAACACACTTGGACCTTGTGGTACTTAGAGATGGACCGCAACAGATCTTGGCTAGATTCTATGAACCAAGTGAGCAGTTTCTCTACGGTGGAAGATTTCTGGAGCCTGTTCAATCACATACGTGGACCGTCTGAGATCAAAGTAGGTGGCGATTATATGTTATTTAAATCGCATATTCGCCCGATGTGGGAAGACGATGCGAACAAACGCGGAGGTCGATGGATTGTTACCACGAATAAGAACCTTTCAGATAGATATTGGCTGGACACG GTTTTGTGTTTGATCGGAGAGGCGTTTGAACACTCCGATCAGGTCTGCGGGGCGATCGTAAATGTTCGTCTAAAGACTGATAAAATCT CCATCTGGACCTCCAACCATCAGAACCAAGTGGCTGTAATGGACATCGGACAAACATATAAGGACCGGTTAGGTCTCCGTCAGCAACTAGCTTACCACATTCATAAAGATACGATGTCCTCTGCGCCTGGTGGGTCTACGAAGGCTATATACAATGTTTAA
- the LOC128727331 gene encoding sestrin homolog yields MYSMVECYGDMGQIGQDYGSKNAPTDNSNLDLVTKVMACHTRYLDHFLKTQNFVMQSDGPLPYDYRNYIAIMAAARHKCTYLVNQYEEVFLANGGNPSWLNGFEHIPPKLRAISDINKILAHRPWLLNKEHIERLTKGQNSWSLSEAVHAIVLLAHFHSLSSFVFSCGLTQELDGASHKIENNNVLTQKTAFNRLNDLYNSHHPENIPNGDDGNIRPEVTVDALMQRMKRLSEKNDECSETELSNRFKHVEQQAAELPPVIREAAAEVPQQIGRYVDDPSFTYQDFARRGAENIPQTFRIQDYSWDDHGYSLVNRLYNDVGFYLDDKFRAAYNLTYYTIAGRTNVDTSKFRRAIWNYIQCIYGIRHDDYDYGEVNQLLDRSLKMFIKTACCFPERITKMDYDSVLVELQHSEKVHINLMILEARNQAELLYALREVMRYMT; encoded by the exons TATGGCTCAAAGAATGCGCCGACAGACAACTCGAATCTGGACCTTGTCACCAAGGTGATGGCCTGCCACACGCGCTATCTGGACCACTTTCTGAAAACGCAGAACTTCGTGATGCAGTCCGATGGCCCGCTGCCCTACGATTACAGGAACTACATTGCAATTATG GCTGCTGCCCGGCATAAGTGCACGTACCTGGTGAACCAGTACGAGGAGGTATTTCTAGCGAACGGTGGCAACCCGAGCTGGCTGAACGGGTTCGAGCACATCCCACCCAAATTGCGTGCCATCTCGGACATCAACAAAATTCTTGCCCACCGACCGTGGCTTCTCAACAAGGAACACATTGAGCGGCTCACGAAAGGACAAAACAGCTGGTCTCTGTCGGAAGCGGTGCACGCGATCGTGCTGCTAGCCCACTTCCATTCGCTGTCCTCGTTCGTGTTCTCCTGCGGGTTGACGCAGGAGCTAGACGGTGCTAGTcataaaatcgaaaacaacaacGTTCTCACCCAGAAGACTGCTTTCAATCGTCTGAATGATCTGTACAATTCTCATCATCCTGAAAACATCCCAAATGGTGACGATG GCAATATCCGTCCGGAGGTGACCGTCGATGCACTGATGCAGCGCATGAAGCGGCTGTCGGAGAAGAACGACGAGTGCAGCGAAACGGAGCTCAGCAATCGGTTCAAGCACGTAGAGCAACAGGCGGCTGAGCTGCCACCGGTCATCCGGGAGGCTGCGGCCGAGGTACCACAACAAATAGGCCGCTACGTTGACGATCCTAGCTTCACATATCAGGACTTTGCGCGTCGCGGTGCGGAAAACATTCCGCAAACGTTCCGGATACAGGACTACTCCTGGGACGATCACGGCTACTCGCTAGTGAACAG GCTGTACAACGATGTCGGATTCTATCTGGACGATAAATTCCGGGCGGCTTACAACCTCACGTACTATACGATCGCCGGTCGTACGAACGTCGACACGTCCAAGTTTCGCCGTGCCATCTGGAACTACATCCAGTGCATCTACGGCATTCGCCACGACGATTACGACTACGGTGAGGTGAACCAGCTGCTCGACCGGTCGCTTAAGATGTTCATCAAGACGGCCTGTTGCTTTCCGGAGCGAATCACCAAGATGGACTACGACAGCGTACTCGTGGAGCTGCAGCACAGTGAAAAG gttCACATCAATCTTATGATCTTGGAGGCCCGCAACCAGGCGGAGCTCTTGTATGCCTTACGCGAAGTTATGCGATACATGACATGA